The nucleotide sequence GCACCGGCCAGCGACATGCGCTTGATGGCAGCATGCGTCAGCGGTGACTTGGGCAACTGGCGGATGCGCGCCTGCAGCGCATCGTCCGGCAAGGGGCGCAAGAGCTCGATGGTTTGCGGCGCGGCCTCTGGCGGCAGCAAGGTCACCGACCCGGCGGATTCCGCACCGTACCAGGCCAGCAGGCCAAAGGCGTCCGCTGCATCCAGCCGGGCATCCTTGGCCAGCAGCACCCGCTGATCTTCTTCCGGCAGCAGGTTGTCAAAGTACCACTGCACCGGGCGCTGGCTGGCGCCATCCAGCAAAGGTTGCGCAGACAAGGGAATGTGCGGGCTGAGCGCAAAGCCCTTGGGGTTGGCCAGCCAGTCCGGGGTGTACTGAAAACTCCACAGCCCTGCCACTTCCTGCAAACTGCCAACTTCCTGCTGATTGATCGATGCGCGCAAAGAGCGGCCACTCATGGCTTGCCCTTGTCCTTGTGATTGGCCGGGTCGTTCAGATAAGCCGCCACGCTCTCGGGCACGTCCACCATGACCCGGATGCCCAGGCCCTCCAGCACCTGAAACAGCTTGCCCCACTGCACCGTCTCGCCGCCGTGCTCGATCTTGCCCAGGAAGTTTTCGCTCACGCCGATGCTGCCTGCGGCGTCGTCCTGGCGGATCTTCTGCACCTTGCGGCTGGCGCGCACCACCTGACCGATGGCGGCGGCGTTGGGGATGGGTATGTGCATGGTTAATCCTCGCGTTTGAGAGGATTTTCTATCATGCTGGAGCGTTTGACAACGAATCCTTACGATTGTGTGGATTCTTGGGAATCCGACGCTATGGAAGGATAAATCCTGACAATCTGAGGGATTCGCAATTCTGCATGGCTTGGCTGGTGCCAGGGTAACGCCATCGTTTCAGGCCACAAGACCGCGTGTGGCGGCAACGCGGCAAGTGGCCGCAAATGAAGCGATCACCTTGGACGCAGGAGAGAGCGGTTTTGTCCCCAGGATGCCGCCGTGCCCGATTTCTCCCGAAATCTGACCCAGCGGCCCCATTCTTTGTGCTTCATCGACCAGCACAAAGAATGGGGGCGATTGGCGCTGGGGACAGGTGTTCTTTGTGGCTTTTGCGTCCAGGTGCGGTGCTACAAAGGTGCCACATAGGCGCTGCCAGCGTGCCGCAGTGGTGTTGGGAGAGAGCCTCCATGGTGCTGGAGTGCAGAAAGCGAGGCCTGTCTCTGGCAGCGTGTCGTCAAGGAGCCATGACGGAGCCGTATGTGTGCTCGTTGGGTGCTCTCGTGGTGCTGCCGTGCCCCGTGCCATTTGCGACTTGTGTGTCGTCACGGTGCCGTGAGCGTGCCGTGTGGGTGCCACCAAGGGGGCGAGTTGGTTCATCGCGGTGTCAATTGCGTGCTGCGAAGGAGCAGTTTGGTGTCACCATGGTGCTGGAGTGGTCAGTCAACCAAGTCGATGATGATTCCACCGCAGGTTCAAACGGTCTCATTCGGCTCAAACCTGGTCAAACCGGCTTCAGCCTCGTCAGGCTGGCTTACACTGTGTTCAACTGTCGCCGTTGTCACGGTACGTTTCCGTTCACATGTGCATGGATATTGATATGGACGACCGCTGGCTTTCCGTGGATGAAATCGCTGACTATCTTGGCGTTGCCAGGGACACCATTTACTCCTGGGTCACCTCCAAAGGCA is from Comamonas fluminis and encodes:
- a CDS encoding helix-turn-helix domain-containing protein, which codes for MHIPIPNAAAIGQVVRASRKVQKIRQDDAAGSIGVSENFLGKIEHGGETVQWGKLFQVLEGLGIRVMVDVPESVAAYLNDPANHKDKGKP